Within Conger conger chromosome 3, fConCon1.1, whole genome shotgun sequence, the genomic segment atctatataaatatatgtagaaTTAAAGGAAGAAACCAAGAGAAActtgtttgaaaaatgtttcGGTCTCCCCTTCAAATAGCCAGTCAAAGCTGTAATGTTACTCCTGCTGAGCTGTATTGTTTCCCCCTCTGCCTTCATTTTTGTCAGGATTATGTAAATCCTTAACACAGCAGTAGTTCAAATCCCTTTAGAAAGAAACACTGTGCTCAGTACATTTCAGTTCATAATTAACATGCACCAAAACGTACAAAACAAAGTGAGCATGCTGTATTCAGGCTTCCGGATGGCGATATCCAGTTGAAGCAGTCGTCTGCCCCACAGACGAGTAACATAACTGTGCCTCTGCTGGCAATATCAGCACATAACTGGATATCAGCCAGCTGGGTGGATGCCAACCAACAGGGTATTGCCCACCTCATGATGCAGTAGGTAGACCTCTGGTCTAAATGAACAGCACCATCAGTGGACTGCTGTGTTGTCGTAGTTTGAGTGAAGAGATCTAATCCATAACTGGGCTTTCCCAATTATGACAGGTTATTATGAATttgtttaaaacaaacacaacaagcaCAGCCCATGCATTGCAAATATATCTGACCAAAAATCTCAATCTTGAAATGTTTGAGGGTATGCAGTAGAAAGAGCTGTTGAGAAGTTGACACAGAATGGAATTTGTTGATATGTCAGCATGATGATGAAACTGCTTTGGTTATATTGTTGTTGGAAGTGTCACAGTGACCTCGAGTTAATGATTACACCGGGGACACTACAGGTGATTCTCTGGCAATTTGCACTTTGCTCAGGGCTGTAACCAATGCTTTAGTGTTCTATTTTATCTGCTCTGATCTCTGTCTCTTAGCATCAGACTCTGATCTCTCTCAGCATCAagactgatctctctctctctccctctctttctctccatatctctgtctctctctgcagcgtACATGGCGAAGCCCCAGCCACAGGCCGGAGACCGCCTGGCCTCCCCAGACGGAGGATGGGgttgggtggtggtgggggctcTGTTCATGGCCTCGGCCCTGGTGTTCGGCCTGCTCAGGAGTCTGGGTGTCTTCTTTGTGGAGTTTGTGCAGTACTTTGATAAGAGCGCCCAGGCCGTGTCCTGGATAACCTCCATCGCAGTGGCCATCCAGCAACTAATCAGTGAgcatgagggagggaggggccgatgtggggttggggggggaggggcctaAATATCATCTCTAAAAAGAGATGATATTTTGGTGGCAAGAATGGGGTGACCTGTGTAAGGTTGTagaggagtgagggagtgaggggaaAGTTACTTTGCGCCTCCTGGATGGCACATAGACCAGAAAACATATTCCTTGCTGCAGTAGCTGATTATTCCGGTGCTGACTGCATTCCGTGGGGACAAAATTGGCCGCAGGGAGAGTTGCAGTCAGCAGTATTATCCTATTAAAAGAGCAgggaatatacagtgcagtgcctaagtatttggacagaaaTTTTCGATTTCTGTTGTTTCGGCTCtgtagcacattggattttaaacgAAACAGTGAATTTGTGGTTAAAGTTCAGACTTAATtttaatttgaggctatttacatccatattgggtgatccatgtagaaaTGATAGCCCTTGCCTTTATTGTGTTATTCAAATACAGTGTACTGTAGTATGGCGCCAGACAACAAgaattgtgtcactgttcaaatacttgcacactttttaattgattaaaaaaagtcTTCTTgagaaaatgattaaaaatgattCCTCTTGAGTAAATGTAATACACCTGAAGTAGCAGTAAATGTGTGAACTAGAGAGGCAGGATGAGGATAATGGATGAAAGTGGGGTGACTGAGGTGGATGTGGTGACGTGATTAATGATTGATCTGACTGGGCTGTTTGCATTTCCAGGTCCAGTGGGCACAGCGCTGTGTCATGCGTACGGGGCACGGCCAGTGGTGATGACGGGTGGCTTTCTGTCTGCCTTGGGCCTCATTCTGGCCTCTCAGGCAACCTCCCTCACACATCTTTACCTCACAATGGGCCTCATCACAGgtaacaggtacacacacacactcacaaatatttTTAGATAGCAGACCACCTCGTTGCAGATACTGTAACTCTCTCAGTAGCACTCTAATGTGGTATATACTGCAACTCTTAAACCTGATTGGTCGCACAACCGTTAGGACAAGTGTCATATCACGAAAATGAACATCACACAATGTTTTGCGTTTATACTTCAGCTAAGGTCTGCGATGATGGTTctgttgtctctatggtaacaagaATAGCCTAACCATGACCATGAATTTGGCTGTCCAGTCAACACTGCAACATTACAAAATTCTACAGGTGCATGACACTTTGTGTCGTATGTtaagggaaaatgccctttttaacatttcactggtgagcatcgtctgatgaaacggatccagtaaaaaacaacaatagctattcttcagtttaactttcatatttatttgcaaagaaatgacagaaagtgagaaagcttaccggctttctgatttacatcagacacagtaagactcttattcacacttttccagaagggggggctttaccaaaacaaaaagacatgaagctggccacgaacatttatcagtattttgtcttctgaataccccttgttgaccttgctgtaagaccagaaagtgctagctgagaagcagagacattaaggtcaaaagctgtctgtctgctggagagagacagagaaagactcatagtaagcacttaattcagaaagtggtctaatagtaataaggataaatcactaaaaggttatttgtaatcatgtgattgtctttatgttaacacacattgtcaattaagagtcaattcagaaaatgactcttacacgtactacacttttttccattaaaaatgtgtaattttcatcatacgACATTTGTCGCAAGGGTTGTGCGACAAGTATACAGTAAATCGGGCTTAAGTGTGACTCTAATATGGTATATAACCCCCCCGCTTTCTCAGTACTGATATACGTGATATACAGTATCCTgcatccctccccccctctctgtctgaaggAAGGGATAGCACagttgttctctctccctcaggttCGGGCTGGGCTCTGGTCTTCGCCCCCACTGTGGCGTCGGTCATGCAGTACTTCACCCGCCGACGCTCCCTGGCTATGGCGCTGGGCTTCACGGGAGTGGGCCTGTCCTCGTTCGCCTTCTCTCCCTTCTTCCAGCTGCTGGTGAAGCTGTACGCCTGGAGGGGGGCGCTGCTGATCCTGGGGGGCCTCAGCCTCAACCTGATGATCTGTGGGGCCCTCATCCGGCCCCTGCCTGCCCCTAAAGCCTTGGAGCAGGTACCCTTCCTCTTAAGAGGTACTCCACAGGAAAACACCTAAATGTAATGGACTAAATGTTTTCGTACCAAgatggtagttaaatgttgctgctttttgttaattttattaatattaataaagttcatttaaaatgtccaCTGAATAAAATAGGCTTTATAGCCAaggatttttaatatttaaggcttttctctctcttccggTCTCTATTTCACCGTCACACACTCAAGAAGATTgacaaagaaaagaagaaagccTCATGTAGCTCCTTCCTCAAGCGACTGTTCATCTACCTCGAGCTCTCGCTGCTGGGCGAGAAGGCCTTCCTGACCTACGGCTTGGCCGTCACCCTGTTCAACTCCGGCTACTTCGTGCCTTACGTCCACCTGGTGGCCCACAGCCGGCACGTGGGCTTCTCCGAGTACCAGGCGGCCTTCATCATTTCGGCCACGGGCGTGACGGACCTGGTGGGGCGTGTGGTGTCGGGCTGGCTGTCGGACCTGCGCCGGCTGCGGCTGCTCCACGTGCTGTGCTTGTGGACCGGGCTGACCGGGGTCTTCATGGTGCTGCTGCCCATGGGCTCTATCCAGGGCTCCTACACGGGTCTGCTGGTGATCAGCCTGGCCTACGGCTTTTGCGCTGGGGCCATGACGCCGCTGGTCTTCTCCGCGGTGCCCGACATCGTCGGGATGCAGCGGATGCTGGGCGCCCTGGGTCTGCTGCAGCTCATTGAGAGCCTTGGGGGGCTGCTGGGACCGCCGCTGTCAGGTGAGACCGCAACGCTTCCTGTCTCTCGTCCCTCTCTTCTCTAAACTCTAAAGCAGCGGTGT encodes:
- the slc16a13 gene encoding monocarboxylate transporter 13 isoform X1, coding for MAKPQPQAGDRLASPDGGWGWVVVGALFMASALVFGLLRSLGVFFVEFVQYFDKSAQAVSWITSIAVAIQQLISPVGTALCHAYGARPVVMTGGFLSALGLILASQATSLTHLYLTMGLITGSGWALVFAPTVASVMQYFTRRRSLAMALGFTGVGLSSFAFSPFFQLLVKLYAWRGALLILGGLSLNLMICGALIRPLPAPKALEQKIDKEKKKASCSSFLKRLFIYLELSLLGEKAFLTYGLAVTLFNSGYFVPYVHLVAHSRHVGFSEYQAAFIISATGVTDLVGRVVSGWLSDLRRLRLLHVLCLWTGLTGVFMVLLPMGSIQGSYTGLLVISLAYGFCAGAMTPLVFSAVPDIVGMQRMLGALGLLQLIESLGGLLGPPLSGWLKDQTGSYTASFLVAGGFILAGTLVLATLPNFCSCSPPPSPKNQNHGQNKSPECGLQYNAILSPSPSETQPRTELLTPSQPSLQDLQNCQPDPQLSSLSTPTADPTVL
- the slc16a13 gene encoding monocarboxylate transporter 13 isoform X2, whose product is MAKPQPQAGDRLASPDGGWGWVVVGALFMASALVFGLLRSLGVFFVEFVQYFDKSAQAVSWITSIAVAIQQLISPVGTALCHAYGARPVVMTGGFLSALGLILASQATSLTHLYLTMGLITGSGWALVFAPTVASVMQYFTRRRSLAMALGFTGVGLSSFAFSPFFQLLVKLYAWRGALLILGGLSLNLMICGALIRPLPAPKALEQIDKEKKKASCSSFLKRLFIYLELSLLGEKAFLTYGLAVTLFNSGYFVPYVHLVAHSRHVGFSEYQAAFIISATGVTDLVGRVVSGWLSDLRRLRLLHVLCLWTGLTGVFMVLLPMGSIQGSYTGLLVISLAYGFCAGAMTPLVFSAVPDIVGMQRMLGALGLLQLIESLGGLLGPPLSGWLKDQTGSYTASFLVAGGFILAGTLVLATLPNFCSCSPPPSPKNQNHGQNKSPECGLQYNAILSPSPSETQPRTELLTPSQPSLQDLQNCQPDPQLSSLSTPTADPTVL